In Humulus lupulus chromosome 6, drHumLupu1.1, whole genome shotgun sequence, a single genomic region encodes these proteins:
- the LOC133785114 gene encoding uncharacterized protein LOC133785114, whose translation MAASWRRTGALITQFIDFDARHVEKVKMLEGKNTELLNQNIKLAEQLKTFQATLTKALAVKEKFREASKLNFQEAKKLEDDLIASRKETEGLEGRIKELEKTNDSNLERYKGATSNYFYTFWKHNCEADFSYLSERMSETKIKWSLAHLEEEERAKIPASPEISLAMSIDGVEEEAATSVDQQTPHDPPAAS comes from the coding sequence ATGGCTGCCAGCTGGCGCCGCACGGGGGCTTTGATTACTCAATTCATAGATTTCGATGCCAGGCATGTTGAGAAGGTCAAGATGCTTGAGGGGAAAAACACAGAACTGCTCAATCAAAACATCAAGCTAGCCGAACAACTGAAGACGTTTCAGGCTACCCTGACCAAAGCCCTTGCAGTAAAAGAGAAGTTTAGGGAGGCTTCTAAACTTAACTTCCAAGAAGCCAAAAAGCTTGAGGATGACCTAATCGCTAGCAGGAAGGAAACTGAAGGGCTGGAGGGGCGCATCAAAGAGCTCGAGAAGACCAATGAcagcaacttggagaggtataaGGGAGCCACCTCTAACTACTTCTACACATTCTGGAAACACAACTGCGAGGCAGACTTCAGCTATCTCTCCGAGCGCATGAgcgaaactaaaataaaatggaGCCTTGCTCATTTGGAGGAAGAGGAGAGAGCAAAAATCCCAGCCtcccccgaaatctccttggctatGAGCATTGACGGCGTGGAAGAGGAAGCTGCGACCTCTGTCGACCAGCAAACTCCTCATGACCCTCCTGCTGCTTCATAA